From one Ochrobactrum vermis genomic stretch:
- a CDS encoding Gfo/Idh/MocA family protein, which produces MAELNGALIGCGFFAINQMHAWNDVSSAKIVAVCDRDPERLKIVGDQFGIERRYTDAQALFADGGIDFVDIATTVSSHRALVELAAAHKVPAICQKPFAKTLDDAKAMVKVCDEAGIPLMVHENFRWQTPIQAVRKALDSGVIGTPFWGRFSFRSGFDVFSGQPYLAEGERFIIEDLGIHTLDIARFILGDVTSLVARTKRVNPKIKGEDVATILMDHENGATSIVDVSYATKLETDPFPETLIEIDGTEGSIRLYQGYRLEVITPNGTTVSDVSPKLLSWASRPWHNIQESVFAIQQHWVDKLETREETSTSGADNLKTFALVEAAYDSAASGNRVDITALLK; this is translated from the coding sequence ATGGCAGAATTGAATGGCGCTCTGATCGGCTGCGGTTTCTTCGCAATCAACCAGATGCATGCATGGAATGACGTTTCGAGTGCCAAAATCGTGGCAGTCTGCGACCGCGATCCTGAGCGGTTGAAGATTGTCGGCGACCAGTTTGGGATCGAACGCCGCTACACGGATGCGCAGGCGCTGTTTGCAGATGGCGGCATCGACTTTGTCGATATCGCCACCACGGTTTCAAGCCATCGCGCTCTGGTGGAACTTGCTGCTGCCCACAAGGTGCCAGCAATCTGCCAGAAGCCTTTTGCCAAAACGCTTGATGATGCAAAGGCCATGGTGAAGGTCTGCGACGAAGCAGGCATTCCGCTCATGGTGCATGAAAACTTCCGCTGGCAGACGCCTATTCAGGCGGTGCGCAAGGCACTCGACAGTGGCGTCATCGGCACGCCGTTCTGGGGACGTTTCTCCTTCCGCTCGGGCTTCGACGTGTTTTCCGGGCAGCCATATCTTGCAGAAGGCGAACGCTTCATCATCGAAGATTTAGGCATTCATACGCTTGATATTGCACGCTTCATTCTGGGCGATGTGACCAGCCTTGTTGCTCGCACAAAGCGTGTGAACCCGAAGATCAAGGGTGAAGATGTAGCAACCATTCTTATGGATCATGAGAATGGCGCTACTTCCATTGTTGACGTAAGCTATGCCACCAAGCTCGAAACCGATCCTTTCCCCGAAACGCTCATTGAAATAGACGGCACCGAAGGTTCGATCCGGCTTTATCAGGGTTATCGCCTTGAAGTGATTACGCCGAACGGCACCACGGTTTCCGACGTTTCGCCAAAACTGCTCTCATGGGCCTCACGTCCTTGGCACAATATTCAGGAAAGCGTTTTTGCCATTCAACAGCATTGGGTGGACAAGCTGGAAACTCGCGAAGAAACCTCGACATCGGGTGCGGATAATCTAAAGACTTTCGCGCTTGTCGAAGCCGCCTATGACAGTGCCGCAAGCGGCAATCGCGTCGACATTACGGCGTTGCTCAAATGA
- the apnL gene encoding D-apionate lactonase, producing the protein MSNVDPFLLYGTPEAEAQPTHLKAGLLGLDLSDGNLRTITYDGVEVLRAVSYLVRDRDWGTYNPEIHDLNVEQNDSGFIVTYQARCEGPDATQLTIDVRIQAESGGTLTFDAVANTATGFETNRCGFCILHPIVGVAGSPVSIEHVDGTLNKTRLPDLIEPWQPLKDMRAIIHEAMPGVSAECRMEGDTFEMEDQRNWSDASYKTYVRPLALPWPYQIEAAKPQHQRIVLNISDTRAATPNSTQYAEPVGITLGDASGRMPNVGIIITPEEAKASLAAIDLLQEIGPQDLLFHYDPLAGHKGLAFADFAALATKHSGRVSLEIALPCAKSLIEETTAIASDMKAAGFNPDAVIVSPAIDRQSTPPGSEWLPCPPLEDVYAAARAAFPNVRLGGGMLSYFTELNRKRIPGELVDFVTHCTNPIVHAADDLSVMQTLEALPFITRSVRAIYGDKPYRIGPSTIPMRQNPYGSRTMENLNGKRIAMANRDPRHNGNFAEVFAMAYATQILDAELDNLILSALTGSFGLKAQEGEPTPAGGKRPLFNTIKTLAELAGQKWQQLISSRPERVLGFATKQELWLMNITAQPQTVSIVQFKEIILAPYSVRSLRRS; encoded by the coding sequence ATGAGCAACGTCGATCCTTTCCTGCTCTATGGAACGCCAGAAGCCGAAGCTCAGCCAACGCACCTAAAAGCGGGCTTGCTTGGCCTGGATTTAAGCGACGGCAATCTTCGCACCATCACTTATGACGGCGTCGAAGTTTTGCGCGCGGTCTCCTATCTCGTGCGGGATCGAGACTGGGGAACATACAACCCGGAAATCCATGATCTGAATGTCGAGCAAAACGACAGCGGTTTCATTGTCACCTATCAGGCACGTTGCGAAGGCCCGGATGCGACCCAACTCACCATTGATGTCCGCATTCAGGCAGAGAGTGGCGGTACGCTCACTTTCGATGCCGTAGCGAATACGGCGACAGGCTTTGAAACCAACCGGTGCGGCTTTTGCATTCTGCATCCAATCGTCGGCGTGGCGGGCTCACCTGTGAGCATCGAGCATGTCGACGGTACACTTAACAAGACTCGCCTGCCCGATCTGATTGAACCATGGCAGCCTTTGAAGGACATGCGCGCGATCATCCATGAGGCCATGCCCGGCGTTTCAGCCGAATGCCGCATGGAAGGCGATACGTTTGAGATGGAAGATCAGCGCAACTGGTCCGATGCATCTTACAAAACCTATGTGCGTCCGCTGGCCTTGCCATGGCCTTACCAGATCGAAGCCGCTAAACCCCAGCATCAGCGCATCGTGCTCAACATTTCCGACACACGCGCGGCGACACCAAATAGCACTCAATATGCGGAGCCGGTGGGCATCACGCTTGGTGACGCAAGCGGCAGAATGCCGAATGTCGGCATTATCATCACACCTGAAGAAGCCAAAGCAAGCCTCGCTGCAATTGATCTGTTGCAGGAAATTGGCCCGCAGGATTTGTTATTTCATTATGATCCGCTGGCAGGGCACAAAGGTTTGGCCTTTGCGGATTTTGCTGCCTTGGCTACGAAGCATAGTGGGCGCGTTTCGCTCGAAATTGCATTGCCTTGCGCGAAATCGCTCATCGAAGAGACGACTGCAATCGCTTCTGACATGAAAGCGGCTGGCTTTAACCCAGATGCGGTCATTGTTTCACCGGCTATAGATCGGCAGTCGACACCGCCCGGCAGCGAATGGCTACCCTGCCCCCCGCTTGAAGATGTTTATGCAGCAGCAAGAGCAGCCTTCCCGAATGTGCGGCTTGGTGGCGGAATGCTGAGCTATTTCACCGAACTTAATCGCAAGCGCATTCCGGGCGAGCTTGTTGATTTCGTCACCCATTGCACCAATCCAATTGTTCATGCCGCTGATGATCTGAGCGTTATGCAAACACTGGAGGCGCTGCCTTTCATTACCCGTTCGGTGCGCGCGATCTACGGCGACAAACCCTATCGCATTGGACCGTCCACCATCCCCATGCGTCAGAATCCTTATGGCAGCCGAACGATGGAAAACCTGAATGGTAAACGCATTGCTATGGCCAATCGTGATCCGCGCCACAACGGAAACTTCGCAGAAGTGTTTGCTATGGCTTATGCGACACAAATTCTGGATGCAGAACTCGATAATCTCATATTATCGGCACTCACGGGTTCTTTCGGCCTAAAAGCACAAGAAGGCGAACCGACACCCGCAGGTGGAAAACGTCCGCTTTTCAACACAATAAAAACTTTGGCCGAGCTAGCGGGACAGAAATGGCAGCAGCTTATCTCGTCACGGCCTGAGCGTGTTCTGGGCTTTGCAACCAAACAAGAACTCTGGCTGATGAATATTACGGCACAGCCTCAAACTGTCAGCATCGTCCAGTTCAAGGAGATTATCCTCGCACCCTATTCCGTTCGTAGCTTGAGGCGCTCTTAA
- the guaA gene encoding glutamine-hydrolyzing GMP synthase: MSTTAHPDTILIIDFGSQVTQLIARRVREANVYCEIVPFQSAEEAFKRLKPKGVILSGSPHSTTDIGSPRAPQAVFDQGIPVLGICYGEQTMCAQLGGKVESGHDREFGRAFLDVQEDSPLFAGIWAKGTRHQVWMSHGDRVTSLPDGFTIIGTSPNAPFAAIADEKRKYYGVQFHPEVVHTPDGAKLLQNFVHRIVGVKPGWTMGAYREQAVEAIRKQVGSGKVICALSGGVDSSVAALLAHEAIGDQLTCILVDHGLMRKNEAQQVVEMFREHYNLPLILVDAADRFIGELEGESDPEKKRKTIGRLFIEVFEEEAKKLGGADFLVQGTLYPDVIESVSFTGGPSVTIKSHHNVGGLPERMKMQLVEPLRELFKDEVRMLGKELGLPDSFIGRHPFPGPGLAIRCPGGITRDKLEILREADAIYLDEIRKAGLYDAIWQAFAVLLPVQTVGVMGDGRTYEFVCALRAVTSVDGMTADFYHYDMNFLGNAATRIINEVRGINRVVYDVTSKPPGTIEWE; the protein is encoded by the coding sequence ATGAGCACCACGGCACATCCTGACACAATCCTCATCATCGACTTTGGCAGCCAAGTCACGCAGCTAATTGCGCGACGTGTACGCGAAGCCAATGTCTATTGCGAAATCGTCCCGTTCCAGTCTGCGGAAGAGGCATTCAAGCGGTTGAAGCCAAAAGGCGTCATCCTCTCGGGCAGCCCGCATTCGACGACCGACATTGGTTCGCCGCGCGCACCGCAGGCGGTCTTCGACCAAGGCATTCCGGTTCTCGGCATCTGCTATGGCGAACAGACCATGTGCGCCCAGCTGGGCGGCAAGGTCGAAAGCGGCCATGACCGCGAATTCGGTCGCGCCTTCCTCGACGTGCAAGAAGACAGCCCGCTTTTCGCAGGCATCTGGGCCAAGGGCACCCGCCATCAGGTCTGGATGAGCCATGGTGACCGCGTCACCTCGCTTCCCGACGGTTTCACCATCATAGGCACTTCGCCGAACGCACCTTTCGCGGCCATCGCCGATGAAAAGCGCAAATATTACGGCGTGCAGTTCCACCCGGAAGTCGTGCATACGCCGGATGGCGCGAAGCTCTTGCAGAATTTCGTTCATCGCATCGTCGGCGTGAAGCCAGGCTGGACGATGGGCGCCTATCGCGAACAGGCCGTAGAGGCAATTCGCAAGCAGGTCGGCAGCGGCAAGGTTATCTGCGCTCTTTCCGGCGGTGTGGATTCGTCCGTTGCGGCCCTTCTGGCGCATGAAGCCATTGGCGACCAGCTGACTTGCATTCTCGTCGATCACGGTCTGATGCGCAAAAACGAGGCGCAGCAGGTCGTGGAAATGTTCCGCGAACATTATAACCTTCCGCTGATCCTGGTGGATGCAGCCGACCGTTTCATCGGCGAGCTGGAAGGCGAAAGCGATCCGGAAAAGAAGCGCAAGACGATTGGCCGTCTCTTCATCGAAGTGTTCGAGGAAGAAGCCAAGAAGCTCGGCGGCGCGGATTTCCTCGTGCAGGGCACGCTCTATCCGGATGTCATCGAAAGCGTTTCGTTCACCGGCGGTCCTTCGGTCACGATCAAGTCGCACCACAATGTGGGCGGTCTGCCCGAGCGCATGAAGATGCAGCTCGTCGAGCCGCTGCGCGAATTGTTCAAGGACGAAGTGCGTATGCTCGGCAAGGAACTCGGCCTGCCGGACAGCTTCATTGGCCGTCACCCGTTCCCGGGTCCGGGCCTTGCCATCCGCTGCCCGGGCGGCATTACCCGCGACAAGCTGGAGATCCTGCGCGAAGCCGATGCGATCTATCTCGACGAAATCCGCAAGGCTGGCCTCTACGATGCCATCTGGCAGGCTTTCGCTGTTTTGTTGCCGGTGCAAACCGTTGGCGTGATGGGCGATGGCCGCACTTATGAATTCGTCTGCGCGCTGCGCGCCGTAACTTCGGTAGACGGCATGACGGCGGATTTCTACCACTACGATATGAACTTCCTCGGCAATGCGGCCACCCGCATCATCAATGAAGTTCGCGGCATCAACCGCGTCGTCTACGACGTGACCTCGAAGCCGCCCGGCACCATCGAGTGGGAATGA
- a CDS encoding 5'-methylthioadenosine/S-adenosylhomocysteine nucleosidase (Enables the cleavage of the glycosidic bond in both 5'-methylthioadenosine and S-adenosylhomocysteine), whose translation MMKTVAGKRLLYVMAVDAEYGRHLAKLFTPLMTGVGPVEAAANLAYALASMVQAGEKPDLVVSLGSAGSAKLPQAEVFQASCVSYRDMDASPLGFEKGTTPFLDLPRVIELPISVPGVAAASLSTGANIISGKAYASIEADMVDMETYACLRACQLAGVPLVGLRGISDGASELQHVGDWTQYLHIIDEKLANAVERLEGAIANGLLFAPDNSVSV comes from the coding sequence ATGATGAAAACTGTCGCCGGAAAGCGCCTGCTTTACGTTATGGCTGTCGATGCCGAATATGGGCGTCATCTGGCGAAACTCTTTACACCACTCATGACGGGGGTAGGACCGGTCGAAGCCGCCGCCAATCTTGCCTATGCTCTTGCAAGTATGGTGCAGGCGGGCGAAAAGCCTGACCTCGTGGTTTCACTTGGCTCTGCAGGCTCAGCAAAATTGCCACAAGCCGAAGTGTTTCAGGCGTCATGTGTATCGTATCGCGACATGGATGCTTCGCCACTTGGGTTTGAAAAAGGCACAACGCCTTTTCTTGACCTGCCCAGAGTGATTGAGCTCCCGATATCCGTGCCGGGAGTCGCCGCCGCTTCGCTTTCGACGGGCGCAAATATCATTTCCGGTAAGGCCTATGCGTCAATTGAGGCAGATATGGTCGATATGGAAACATATGCCTGTCTGCGTGCATGCCAGCTTGCAGGAGTTCCGCTTGTAGGTCTCCGCGGTATTTCCGATGGTGCAAGCGAATTGCAGCACGTAGGGGACTGGACTCAGTATCTGCATATTATCGATGAGAAGCTGGCTAATGCCGTCGAGCGATTAGAAGGCGCAATCGCCAACGGACTCCTGTTTGCTCCTGACAACAGTGTGTCAGTATAG
- a CDS encoding PaaI family thioesterase: MSAHRIAEPDFKERIEESFGRQAAMKLIGAELTRCEPGIVEVEMPFREELTQQHGILHAGMISAALDSACGYAALTLMPSDAAVLTIEFKVNLLAPGKGERFLFRGEVTKPGRTIMVSDGQAFAVTDTEVRLIATMTGTMMVVQDRKGLQG; encoded by the coding sequence ATGTCAGCGCATCGCATAGCCGAACCGGATTTCAAGGAACGCATCGAGGAAAGTTTCGGGCGGCAGGCTGCCATGAAACTCATCGGCGCAGAACTGACACGTTGTGAGCCCGGTATCGTGGAAGTCGAGATGCCGTTTCGCGAGGAACTAACGCAACAGCACGGCATTCTCCATGCTGGCATGATTTCTGCTGCGCTCGATTCCGCCTGTGGATATGCGGCACTGACGCTGATGCCGTCCGATGCCGCCGTGCTGACTATCGAATTCAAGGTAAATCTGTTGGCACCCGGCAAGGGGGAACGGTTCCTGTTTCGCGGCGAGGTCACCAAGCCCGGCCGCACGATCATGGTCAGCGACGGGCAGGCATTCGCGGTTACCGACACGGAAGTGCGCCTCATAGCAACCATGACCGGAACAATGATGGTCGTGCAGGACAGAAAAGGCCTGCAGGGATGA
- a CDS encoding RsmB/NOP family class I SAM-dependent RNA methyltransferase, giving the protein MRLGGRLQAAIEVLGEIEAGTRPASDVLKDWGASHRFAGAGDRAVIGNIVYDALRRKLSIAWRMDADDARALAFGALLADGGMDIVAIDAALDGDKFAPETLEQARRVAWESRDIAGAPDYVQADVPEWCAASLQELFGARWVEEGKALATRPPVDLRVNSLKAKPEQTLAALEKAGAAPAPFLAQALRIPPIEALGRHPNVQGEQAFLDGWFEVQDLGSQLAALFAGAKPGQQVLDYCAGAGGKTLALAAAMQNKGQVHAYDAERARLSPMHERLQRAGVRNTQVHGNIDALDPLTGQMDLVLTDAPCTGSGTWRRRPDAKWRLNDQQLERRVQDQLEVLEAAKHYVKPGGRLAYVTCSLFVEENTRQVARFLADNPDFTEMPSQALWQSVVTDADGAEPVFPSHGSVFSPLSTGTDGFYVSVMKKAT; this is encoded by the coding sequence ATGCGGCTTGGCGGACGTTTGCAGGCGGCTATCGAGGTTTTAGGCGAGATTGAAGCAGGGACGCGCCCGGCTTCAGACGTGCTGAAGGATTGGGGCGCTTCCCATCGTTTCGCAGGCGCAGGCGACCGCGCTGTGATCGGCAATATCGTCTATGACGCGCTGCGTCGTAAGCTGTCCATTGCATGGCGCATGGACGCTGATGATGCACGCGCTTTGGCATTCGGCGCTCTACTGGCTGATGGCGGCATGGATATCGTAGCCATCGACGCGGCGCTGGACGGCGACAAGTTTGCGCCGGAAACGCTGGAGCAGGCGCGTCGTGTCGCGTGGGAAAGCCGCGATATTGCTGGCGCGCCCGACTATGTTCAGGCCGACGTGCCGGAATGGTGCGCTGCTTCGCTTCAGGAGCTTTTCGGTGCGCGCTGGGTCGAGGAAGGCAAGGCGCTTGCCACCCGCCCGCCAGTCGATCTGCGCGTCAACAGCCTGAAAGCGAAGCCTGAACAAACGCTCGCAGCCTTGGAAAAGGCGGGCGCTGCCCCTGCGCCATTTCTGGCACAGGCATTGCGCATTCCGCCGATTGAAGCGCTGGGCCGTCATCCGAATGTGCAGGGCGAACAGGCCTTTCTTGATGGCTGGTTCGAGGTGCAGGATCTGGGCTCGCAGCTCGCCGCGCTTTTTGCTGGTGCAAAGCCAGGCCAGCAGGTACTTGACTATTGCGCGGGTGCGGGCGGTAAGACGCTGGCGCTTGCAGCAGCAATGCAGAACAAGGGGCAGGTGCACGCTTATGATGCGGAACGTGCGCGGCTTTCGCCCATGCATGAGCGATTGCAGCGCGCAGGAGTGCGCAATACGCAGGTGCATGGAAATATTGATGCACTCGACCCGCTCACGGGTCAGATGGACCTCGTGCTAACCGATGCGCCTTGCACGGGTTCCGGCACATGGCGCCGCCGCCCCGATGCGAAGTGGCGTCTTAACGACCAGCAGCTGGAGCGCCGGGTTCAGGACCAGCTAGAAGTGCTGGAGGCGGCCAAGCATTATGTGAAGCCGGGCGGGCGGCTAGCCTATGTCACCTGTTCGCTGTTCGTAGAGGAAAACACGCGGCAGGTTGCGCGCTTTCTGGCCGACAATCCCGATTTCACGGAAATGCCTTCGCAAGCCTTGTGGCAGTCGGTCGTCACGGATGCCGATGGCGCAGAACCGGTGTTTCCGTCGCATGGTAGTGTATTTTCCCCATTGTCCACCGGCACGGACGGGTTTTATGTAAGCGTCATGAAGAAAGCGACTTAG
- the katA gene encoding catalase KatA encodes MADRPTMTTSAGAPIPDNQNSLSAGERGPLLMQDYQLIEKLSHQNRERIPERAVHAKGWGAHGTLTITGDISKYTKAKALQPGAKTPMLARFSTVAGEQGAADAERDVRGFALKFYTEEGNWDLVGNNTPVFFVRDPVKFPDFIHTQKRHPKTNLRSATAMWDFWSLSPESLHQVTILMSDRGLPTDVRHINGYGSHTYSFWNDAGERYWVKFHFKTMQGHKHWTNAEAENVIGRTRESTQEDLFTSIDKGDFPKWKVQVQIMPELDADRTPYNPFDLTKVWPHADYPPIDIGIMELNRNPENYFTEIENAAFSPSNIVPGISYSPDKMLQARVFSYADAHRHRLGTHYESIPVNQPKCPVHHYHRDGQMNVYGGIKTGNPDAYYEPNSFNGPVEQPSAKEPPLRLSGNADRYDHRVGNDDYSQPRALFNLFDDGQKQRLFSNIAAAMGGVPGFIVERQLGHFKLIHPDYEAGVRKALKVVHGYEANTIATNEEATAAE; translated from the coding sequence ATGGCAGATCGCCCGACAATGACGACGAGTGCAGGCGCTCCGATACCGGACAACCAGAATTCCCTGAGTGCGGGCGAGCGCGGCCCTCTCTTGATGCAGGATTATCAGCTCATTGAAAAACTGAGCCATCAGAACCGCGAGCGCATTCCAGAGCGTGCTGTCCACGCCAAGGGTTGGGGTGCTCATGGTACGCTGACCATTACCGGTGATATTTCGAAATACACCAAAGCCAAGGCTCTGCAGCCAGGTGCCAAGACGCCGATGCTGGCGCGCTTCTCGACCGTAGCCGGTGAGCAGGGTGCGGCTGATGCGGAGCGTGATGTGCGCGGCTTTGCCCTCAAGTTTTATACGGAGGAAGGCAATTGGGATCTGGTCGGTAACAATACCCCTGTGTTCTTCGTGCGCGATCCGGTCAAGTTCCCGGATTTCATTCACACCCAGAAGCGCCATCCCAAGACGAACCTGCGTTCGGCGACTGCCATGTGGGATTTCTGGTCGCTCTCGCCGGAAAGTCTGCATCAGGTGACGATCCTGATGTCGGATCGCGGCTTGCCGACCGATGTGCGCCATATCAACGGATACGGTTCTCATACTTATTCGTTTTGGAACGATGCGGGTGAACGCTATTGGGTCAAGTTTCATTTCAAGACCATGCAAGGTCATAAGCACTGGACCAATGCAGAAGCCGAGAATGTGATTGGCCGTACGCGTGAATCCACACAGGAAGACCTGTTTACCTCCATCGACAAGGGAGATTTCCCGAAGTGGAAGGTCCAGGTCCAGATCATGCCGGAACTTGATGCCGACAGGACGCCGTACAATCCGTTCGATCTCACCAAGGTCTGGCCGCATGCTGACTATCCGCCGATCGATATCGGCATCATGGAGCTGAACCGCAATCCGGAAAACTACTTCACCGAGATTGAGAACGCAGCTTTCTCACCGTCGAATATTGTACCGGGCATCAGCTATTCGCCCGACAAGATGCTGCAGGCGCGGGTCTTCTCTTATGCGGATGCACATCGTCACCGTCTTGGCACGCATTATGAGAGCATTCCGGTCAATCAGCCGAAGTGTCCGGTTCATCACTACCACCGCGATGGTCAGATGAATGTCTATGGCGGCATCAAGACCGGCAATCCGGATGCTTATTACGAGCCGAATTCGTTTAACGGCCCGGTCGAGCAGCCGTCAGCCAAGGAACCGCCGCTGCGTCTTTCCGGCAATGCCGATCGTTATGATCATCGTGTTGGTAACGACGACTACTCGCAGCCGCGAGCTCTGTTCAATCTGTTCGATGACGGGCAGAAACAGCGCTTGTTCTCCAACATTGCCGCGGCAATGGGTGGGGTGCCAGGCTTCATCGTCGAGCGTCAGCTCGGTCACTTCAAGCTGATCCATCCCGACTACGAAGCCGGTGTGCGCAAAGCGCTGAAGGTAGTGCATGGCTACGAAGCCAACACGATTGCCACCAATGAAGAGGCCACGGCGGCTGAATAA
- a CDS encoding hydrogen peroxide-inducible genes activator — MFTVRQMRYFEALATTLHFRKAAQLAHVSQPALSAQIAEMEALAGAPLFERSHRQVIMTELGKQLYPGIQTVLRELHALEEIAAQSRGLLQTRLRLGIIPTVAPYLVPVLIPLLRERHPSFRLQLRESVTAKLLDELHAGEIDAIVAALPIDDERLAQRKLFDDHFLIATSTDDRTVLASPMTQDNVALDRLLLLEEGHCMREQALAVCSLPSQRQLVKYGATSMTTLLQMVSHGMGLTLIPEIAVRAETRGNHMRIVPFDGEQPKREIALFWRRQSMRRKDFQALGDCVVESATKLLINPKELEILTK, encoded by the coding sequence ATGTTCACTGTACGTCAAATGCGCTATTTCGAAGCGCTTGCCACCACGCTGCATTTCCGCAAAGCCGCGCAACTGGCACACGTCTCCCAACCCGCGCTATCGGCCCAGATCGCGGAAATGGAAGCCCTTGCAGGCGCGCCGCTCTTTGAGCGCTCTCACCGGCAGGTCATAATGACAGAGCTTGGCAAGCAACTTTATCCGGGTATCCAGACAGTCTTGCGCGAACTTCACGCACTTGAAGAAATAGCCGCGCAAAGCCGGGGGTTGCTGCAAACGAGGCTACGGCTAGGCATCATTCCTACCGTCGCACCTTATCTGGTTCCCGTTCTCATTCCCCTTTTGCGCGAACGGCATCCGTCGTTCCGCCTTCAATTGCGGGAAAGCGTAACCGCGAAACTTCTCGATGAACTACATGCGGGTGAAATCGATGCGATAGTGGCCGCTTTACCAATTGACGACGAACGGCTTGCGCAAAGAAAACTGTTTGATGACCATTTTCTGATCGCGACCTCCACCGATGATCGAACCGTTCTGGCTTCGCCCATGACACAGGACAACGTCGCTCTCGATCGTTTGCTCCTGTTGGAAGAAGGACATTGCATGAGGGAGCAGGCATTGGCCGTCTGTTCTCTGCCTTCGCAACGCCAACTTGTAAAGTACGGTGCCACCAGCATGACCACCCTTTTACAAATGGTAAGCCATGGCATGGGACTGACATTGATTCCAGAGATAGCAGTGCGTGCCGAAACTCGTGGCAATCATATGCGCATCGTCCCTTTTGATGGCGAACAGCCAAAACGAGAGATTGCGCTTTTCTGGCGTCGACAGAGTATGCGCCGCAAGGATTTTCAGGCGCTTGGCGATTGCGTCGTGGAAAGCGCCACCAAGCTCCTTATCAATCCAAAAGAACTAGAAATTCTCACAAAATGA